Proteins encoded in a region of the Paenibacillus sp. E222 genome:
- the spoIVA gene encoding stage IV sporulation protein A → MEKVDIFKDIAERTGGDIYLGVVGAVRTGKSTFIKRFMETIVLPNITNEADRGRAVDELPQSAAGKTIMTTEPKFVPNNAVQIKVAEGLDVNVRLVDCVGYAVEGAKGYEDENGPRMISTPWFEEPIPFQEAAEIGTRKVIQEHSTLGVVVTTDGTIAEIARSSYVESEERVIAELKEVGKPFVLVINSTRPRSEEALQLRSELAAKYDIPVMTLSAATMTEDDVTGVLREVLYEFPVHEVNVNLPSWVMVLNENHWLRSNYENSVRDTVKDIRRLRDVDRVVAQFMEYEFIDRAGLSGMNMGQGVAEIDLYAPDELYDQILVEVVGIEIRGKDHLLQLMQEFSHAKREYDRFAEALEMVKTTGYGIAAPSLAEMALDEPELIRQGTKFGVRLKATAPSIHMIRVDVESEFAPIIGTEKQSEELVRYLMQDFENDPIKVWDSDMFGRSLHSIVREGIQGKIAMMPDNARYKLQETLGRIINEGSGGLIAIIL, encoded by the coding sequence TTGGAGAAAGTGGACATTTTTAAGGACATTGCCGAGCGGACCGGAGGGGATATCTATCTCGGGGTTGTCGGCGCAGTCCGGACAGGTAAATCAACATTTATCAAACGTTTCATGGAAACGATTGTCTTGCCAAACATCACAAACGAGGCAGACCGCGGGCGGGCAGTTGATGAATTGCCACAGAGCGCAGCTGGCAAAACAATCATGACTACGGAGCCAAAATTCGTACCGAATAACGCGGTTCAAATCAAGGTCGCTGAGGGACTTGATGTCAATGTGCGCCTTGTGGATTGTGTAGGTTACGCGGTGGAAGGAGCCAAGGGATACGAGGATGAGAATGGACCACGCATGATCTCCACGCCTTGGTTCGAAGAACCGATTCCTTTTCAGGAAGCAGCCGAAATTGGCACACGCAAAGTCATTCAGGAGCATTCCACACTGGGTGTGGTGGTCACAACAGATGGCACGATCGCTGAGATTGCCCGGAGTTCATATGTGGAATCAGAGGAACGTGTCATTGCCGAACTGAAGGAAGTGGGCAAACCGTTTGTGCTGGTCATCAACTCCACTCGCCCTCGCAGTGAAGAAGCGCTGCAGTTGCGCAGTGAGCTTGCTGCCAAGTATGACATTCCGGTTATGACACTCAGTGCAGCTACAATGACCGAAGATGATGTAACAGGTGTGCTTCGCGAAGTATTGTATGAGTTCCCTGTGCATGAAGTGAACGTGAATCTGCCGAGCTGGGTGATGGTACTGAATGAAAACCACTGGCTGCGCAGCAACTACGAAAATTCCGTTCGCGACACGGTTAAGGATATCCGCAGGCTGCGTGACGTGGATCGGGTTGTTGCTCAGTTCATGGAATATGAATTCATCGATCGAGCCGGACTGAGCGGCATGAACATGGGGCAGGGTGTGGCAGAAATCGATCTGTATGCACCGGATGAATTATACGATCAGATCCTCGTGGAAGTTGTTGGTATTGAAATTCGAGGCAAGGATCATCTGCTGCAATTGATGCAGGAATTCTCCCATGCGAAGAGGGAGTACGATCGCTTCGCTGAGGCGCTGGAGATGGTCAAAACGACCGGCTACGGTATCGCAGCGCCATCCCTCGCTGAGATGGCACTGGATGAGCCAGAACTCATCCGCCAGGGTACCAAATTCGGCGTCCGCCTGAAAGCAACTGCACCATCCATTCATATGATCCGGGTCGATGTGGAATCGGAGTTTGCACCGATTATCGGAACGGAAAAACAGAGTGAGGAACTGGTGAGGTACTTGATGCAGGACTTCGAGAACGATCCGATCAAGGTATGGGATTCAGATATGTTCGGTCGTTCGCTGCATTCCATCGTGAGAGAAGGCATTCAGGGTAAAATTGCGATGATGCCAGATAACGCACGATACAAATTGCAAGAGACATTGGGACGTATCATTAACGAAGGTTCAGGTGGATTAATCGCCATCATTCTGTAA
- a CDS encoding sugar ABC transporter substrate-binding protein yields the protein MRGKNSKWVWLSVLLVFTLALSACGIKKEPASTTASGATEDKPQTEAVTGPLSGKRIALIMEFNTGTFSQQYVQGVKEEIEKFGGQLTTFVADNDKAKMVSLLDSAINQKFDAILTDHGDSLLTPGVKKAVEQNIPVVVFDADINVPGATVLSQDDQKMAELTLEQMKKDINGQGNIVKVWVAGFAPMERRQIAYGKFLKENPDIKEIATFGSAQNPALDTQAKMEAILKQYPKGEITAVWTAWDEFAKGAARAIQQAGRDEIKVYGIDMSDEDLQMIQDPKNPWVASAAVDPTDIGRVQVRYAYQKLNGDETEDQVVLNPVYVQRDALPDKQISTSELSEYVEGWGGSTQGIKDWMSEYGVTAK from the coding sequence ATGAGAGGGAAAAATTCAAAATGGGTATGGTTGAGTGTGCTGCTTGTATTTACATTGGCGCTGTCCGCTTGCGGAATTAAAAAAGAACCTGCTTCAACTACAGCTTCCGGCGCAACGGAGGACAAGCCTCAAACCGAAGCAGTAACAGGTCCACTCAGCGGAAAACGAATTGCACTGATTATGGAATTTAACACAGGTACGTTCTCACAACAATACGTGCAAGGGGTTAAAGAAGAAATCGAAAAATTTGGTGGACAACTGACTACGTTTGTCGCCGATAATGATAAAGCCAAAATGGTTTCGTTGCTCGATAGCGCAATTAACCAGAAATTCGATGCCATTCTAACGGATCATGGGGATTCCTTGCTGACGCCGGGCGTGAAAAAGGCAGTAGAACAAAATATCCCGGTTGTTGTTTTCGATGCAGATATTAACGTTCCGGGAGCAACAGTGTTGTCCCAGGATGATCAGAAGATGGCTGAGCTTACGCTCGAGCAAATGAAAAAAGATATTAACGGACAAGGCAATATCGTAAAAGTATGGGTAGCCGGCTTTGCACCAATGGAACGTCGTCAGATTGCTTATGGCAAGTTCCTGAAAGAGAACCCGGACATCAAGGAGATAGCAACGTTTGGTTCAGCACAGAACCCGGCGCTGGATACACAAGCTAAAATGGAAGCGATTCTGAAACAATATCCAAAAGGTGAAATCACGGCGGTATGGACTGCATGGGATGAGTTCGCTAAAGGTGCGGCGCGTGCCATTCAGCAAGCAGGACGTGACGAGATCAAGGTATATGGTATCGACATGAGTGATGAAGATTTGCAGATGATCCAGGATCCGAAAAACCCTTGGGTAGCTTCCGCAGCGGTTGATCCAACCGACATTGGACGTGTTCAGGTTCGTTATGCATACCAGAAGCTGAATGGGGATGAGACTGAGGATCAAGTGGTTCTCAACCCGGTTTATGTACAGCGTGATGCGCTGCCAGACAAACAAATCTCCACTTCAGAGCTGTCCGAGTATGTGGAGGGCTGGGGAGGAAGTACACAGGGAATCAAGGATTGGATGTCGGAATACGGAGTTACTGCTAAATAA